In Maridesulfovibrio sp., the following proteins share a genomic window:
- a CDS encoding HprK-related kinase B, with amino-acid sequence MNKSTITKSAIVEKYRTEFPAKEAIFIDFGGCVIETRVNSSELLADLTNYFKEFLIDAENGDIMVTAHECPKTDLGLEYTVKQPDPGKTKIKEEFYNLSDGRVVYKRLTGMVFVFGNGDNIAIGPCIENSNQVINFINNRFIEYKLNKGSFLGHAAGVIENGRGIAMAGFSGMGKSTLALHLMSRGTTFVSNDRVMAEDNGDSLTMYGVAKQPRINPGTALNNPDLSCIVSPEDKEKFMSMPKEELWELEHKYDALIDECYGKGKFILKAPLSGLVILNWQRDNSETIVKVVDPKERKDLLPAFMKGTGLFYLPDSPEKENDPEVDAYADLLSKTTLIEISGGVDFDKAADVCLKFMKEGKI; translated from the coding sequence ATGAACAAAAGCACAATCACCAAATCCGCAATTGTAGAAAAATACCGCACTGAATTCCCGGCCAAAGAAGCAATTTTCATCGACTTCGGTGGCTGCGTAATTGAAACCCGGGTCAACAGCTCCGAATTACTGGCTGACCTGACCAACTACTTCAAAGAATTTCTGATAGACGCCGAAAATGGCGATATCATGGTCACCGCCCACGAATGTCCAAAGACCGATCTCGGCCTTGAATACACAGTTAAGCAACCCGATCCGGGCAAAACCAAAATCAAAGAAGAATTCTACAACCTTTCTGACGGACGTGTTGTCTACAAGCGACTGACAGGAATGGTCTTTGTCTTCGGAAACGGCGATAACATCGCCATCGGTCCCTGCATTGAAAACTCCAATCAGGTCATAAACTTCATCAACAACCGTTTCATTGAGTACAAGCTTAACAAAGGTTCCTTCCTGGGTCATGCTGCTGGTGTAATCGAGAACGGACGCGGAATCGCCATGGCCGGTTTCTCGGGAATGGGTAAATCCACCCTCGCTCTGCACCTTATGAGCCGCGGCACTACCTTCGTCAGCAATGACCGTGTCATGGCAGAAGACAACGGCGATTCCCTTACTATGTACGGTGTAGCCAAACAGCCGCGCATCAATCCCGGAACAGCACTGAACAACCCGGACCTATCATGCATCGTTTCTCCCGAAGACAAGGAAAAGTTTATGTCCATGCCGAAGGAAGAACTATGGGAGCTTGAGCACAAATACGATGCTCTCATCGACGAGTGCTACGGAAAGGGTAAATTCATTCTCAAAGCTCCCCTCAGCGGACTGGTTATCCTCAACTGGCAGCGCGATAATTCCGAGACTATTGTCAAAGTTGTCGACCCCAAGGAGCGCAAGGACCTTCTTCCCGCCTTCATGAAAGGAACCGGGCTCTTCTACCTCCCTGATTCCCCTGAAAAAGAAAATGATCCCGAGGTTGACGCCTATGCGGATCTTCTGTCAAAGACCACGCTCATTGAAATCAGCGGCGGTGTGGATTTCGATAAAGCAGCAGATGTCTGCCTGAAATTCATGAAAGAAGGTAAGATTTAA
- a CDS encoding GAK system CofD-like protein — MRIKIEREVMVPDPIKLERCRRTPDLGPRILFFSGGTALKKTSSVLAQFTHNSIHVITPFDSGGSSAVIRNQFNMLAVGDIRNRLMALADQSVLGNPEIYRLFAYRLPKDAGEEELRAEFEEMMCCRHPLVRNIPAPMRKIIRNHFIQFADFMGDFNLRGASIGNLILTAGYLTNRRHIDPVIYIFSKLVEVRGIVRPTVNKDVHLAAELEDGSFVVGQHLLTGKEASPLSSGIKKLWLAEHLDDSTPCTVQIRNKMKVLINSAELICYPLGSFYSSVVANLLPVGIGKAISDTRCPKIFTPNTGTDPELKGHSLTDQIHKLLYYLRKDDPENITVSDVLNFVLVDSVNGIYPGGVDKKEINKLGIQVIDCELVSEESTPYLDPLLLSQALLSLT; from the coding sequence ATGCGCATTAAGATTGAACGTGAAGTCATGGTTCCGGACCCGATCAAACTGGAGCGTTGCCGGAGAACTCCGGACCTCGGCCCGAGGATTCTTTTTTTCAGTGGCGGCACCGCACTCAAGAAGACTTCTTCCGTGCTTGCCCAGTTCACGCACAATAGCATCCACGTGATCACTCCGTTTGATTCCGGTGGAAGTTCCGCCGTAATACGCAACCAGTTTAACATGCTGGCTGTGGGCGACATCCGCAACAGGCTCATGGCCCTCGCGGACCAATCGGTGCTTGGAAACCCGGAAATTTACAGACTGTTCGCTTATCGTCTGCCAAAGGACGCCGGTGAAGAAGAGCTGCGGGCTGAATTTGAAGAAATGATGTGTTGCAGGCATCCGCTGGTCCGCAACATTCCCGCCCCGATGCGCAAAATCATTCGCAACCACTTTATCCAATTCGCTGACTTCATGGGCGACTTCAATCTGCGCGGAGCAAGCATAGGAAATCTAATCCTCACCGCCGGGTATCTTACCAACCGCCGCCACATTGATCCGGTAATATATATATTCTCAAAGCTGGTTGAGGTTCGCGGCATTGTGCGCCCGACTGTCAATAAAGACGTCCACCTCGCAGCTGAGCTGGAGGACGGAAGCTTTGTTGTCGGCCAGCATCTGCTGACCGGAAAAGAAGCCTCTCCCCTCAGCTCCGGTATAAAAAAGCTCTGGCTGGCAGAACATCTTGACGACTCCACGCCCTGCACTGTGCAGATCAGAAATAAAATGAAAGTACTGATCAACAGCGCGGAACTTATCTGCTATCCTCTGGGGAGCTTTTACTCCAGCGTGGTGGCCAACCTGTTGCCTGTAGGAATAGGCAAAGCCATCAGCGATACCCGGTGCCCGAAGATTTTTACTCCAAACACTGGAACGGACCCTGAACTGAAAGGACATTCTCTTACGGACCAGATTCACAAACTTCTGTACTATTTACGTAAGGACGATCCCGAGAACATCACTGTCAGCGACGTGCTTAACTTCGTCCTAGTTGACTCAGTGAATGGAATATACCCCGGCGGTGTCGATAAAAAAGAGATCAATAAACTCGGTATTCAGGTGATTGATTGCGAGCTTGTCAGTGAAGAAAGCACTCCCTATCTGGACCCGCTCCTTCTTTCACAGGCCCTGCTCTCACTGACCTGA
- a CDS encoding amphi-Trp domain-containing protein has translation MSKDGKAKVSLKKKVGHEEAVTILEDLLKGFKTGNMILQNGEESITLSTSDKISLEIKAKTKKLKNKLSIELSWKTDSLETDDFSITEAVDEAETEQDASTADISNKAKVIKKAE, from the coding sequence ATGAGTAAAGACGGAAAAGCTAAAGTAAGCTTGAAAAAAAAAGTCGGCCATGAAGAGGCAGTTACCATTCTGGAAGATCTCCTGAAAGGATTTAAAACAGGAAATATGATCTTGCAGAACGGGGAAGAATCCATAACACTTAGTACATCTGATAAAATCAGCTTGGAAATCAAAGCCAAAACTAAAAAACTGAAAAACAAGCTCAGCATAGAGCTTTCATGGAAAACGGATTCTCTCGAAACCGATGATTTCAGCATTACTGAAGCTGTGGATGAAGCTGAAACGGAACAGGATGCTTCCACAGCAGATATTTCCAATAAAGCCAAAGTCATCAAAAAAGCAGAATAA
- a CDS encoding nitroreductase family protein, translated as MLPVIIDPELCKADELCVHVCPLSVLTIEKKGLAPAVHPKKIKYCINCGHCMSVCPTGAITLSAFEGELAIPFTKEELPDYNEVEMLIKTRRSARKFTKKQISTADVGELIHTAAYAPSGHNAQTVSWTVLDSPEKVHELGEVVVEWMEEMVKQKNPLAKKLFLSGLVNAWKKGNDVICRNAPAAIIAWAPEQGITPQADTVIATNTLELAAHAKGYGTCWAGYVVLAAAYSQNVLDYLAIPGGHMAYGALFIGHPATKYRNIPARHKANPEEINGKWVFRARPNAH; from the coding sequence ATGTTACCAGTTATAATTGATCCCGAACTCTGCAAAGCGGACGAGCTTTGTGTGCATGTATGCCCCCTTTCAGTTTTAACTATAGAAAAAAAAGGTCTGGCACCGGCCGTTCACCCCAAAAAGATCAAATACTGTATAAACTGCGGACACTGCATGTCAGTCTGCCCCACCGGGGCCATAACCTTAAGTGCGTTTGAAGGCGAACTGGCCATTCCTTTCACTAAAGAAGAACTTCCCGATTACAATGAAGTGGAAATGCTGATCAAAACCCGTCGCTCTGCCCGCAAATTCACGAAAAAACAGATCAGCACCGCTGACGTGGGTGAACTGATCCACACCGCAGCTTATGCACCTTCAGGGCACAATGCTCAGACCGTTTCATGGACTGTTCTGGATAGCCCGGAAAAAGTTCATGAACTAGGAGAAGTCGTAGTTGAATGGATGGAGGAAATGGTCAAGCAGAAAAATCCGCTGGCGAAAAAACTATTTCTGTCCGGACTGGTCAATGCTTGGAAAAAGGGTAACGATGTCATCTGCCGCAACGCACCTGCGGCTATAATCGCATGGGCCCCAGAGCAGGGAATTACCCCGCAGGCCGACACTGTTATCGCCACCAACACGCTTGAACTGGCCGCCCACGCCAAAGGATACGGAACATGCTGGGCCGGGTACGTAGTATTGGCCGCTGCATATAGTCAAAATGTACTGGATTATCTGGCCATTCCCGGCGGCCACATGGCCTACGGAGCATTGTTCATCGGGCACCCGGCAACAAAGTATCGCAACATCCCGGCCCGGCACAAAGCTAATCCGGAAGAGATTAACGGTAAATGGGTCTTTCGAGCCCGTCCCAATGCACATTAA
- a CDS encoding ATP-binding protein, with translation MAVSFYFSNRVSELENIATSGSLQSLLKLLDDGGRNAVVQDPVPVQDLCARLSHDLAERVVGDERAYSRIAILDKNGDTLLDSDADCFLAATINGLKRFRVRHGTPAFFAGEYGGELAIVVSVPVDSSGGNGTVVGWTRPESLHRSLSFMTVSPAIGSDFLHVGSTVMAVSDNSAILSGELLLMDVLHEWTGLTVLKGRNDGRKVDYLAISSPVQGTSLSIISIVEEERLFGVLSLRMQYLLSIITFLLIVSGNIWLIRSILARKVYETRMQEAAKRYEEVSLKNRKIEQEVKNRQLADALRHRAEIKFRDIFDNAPVGIFQATPEGKYLTVNKALAKLYGYGSGEELIEGVQNLSRQVYLNHADWVRVVQMLRFSGQVFSYEVECLRRDGSSVWTSRDLRLVASEPGIPAYVEGFVIDITGRKRAEERQQKSEWRFRSLFENSPVALLELDMGELKKHLDSYGPDMLPVIREELLSNASSLRRCLKLVNIIDANNRTLEFFGKDSREELLRTGLTPYVTLHSWRIYRTIILDLLKGAKRHRGEFNFASIDGNKQSFILNLNVVPGFEGSWGRILVSVEDISELKKIERELRISREEAQKANEAKGRFLANMTHEFRTPMNAVKGIVQLLQRSDLTSEQQENLRLINSSVDSLLVIVNDILDYSRLDSVHMELNEESMDLPAFLQDMRDMFDVGARNKPLQVILDAEGIPGCVRVDGLRLRQVLVNLLGNAVKFTDKGSVTLRCRVADHSGEDSKTYLSFEVSDTGIGLPEDAVDSLFTSFVQADPSITRRYGGTGLGLSICDKLVKHLGGELSAGNNDQGGALFSFTLPVKVCSDVVDPIIVADVPPAKDFSALKVLVADDSKMNRILLRKIFEKNGITNYLMVENGKDAVDAFIDTEDFDIIFMDIQMPVMDGFEATKAIRKTHSTVKIVALTANVGADLLEKCIESGMDSRITKPFNVDDLLAEISDVSRS, from the coding sequence ATGGCTGTAAGCTTTTATTTTTCCAACCGTGTATCCGAGCTTGAAAATATTGCAACCAGCGGGTCACTGCAATCTCTTCTGAAACTTTTGGATGATGGCGGGCGCAATGCGGTTGTTCAGGACCCTGTTCCTGTTCAGGATCTATGTGCACGGCTCTCACATGATCTTGCCGAGCGTGTTGTGGGGGATGAGAGGGCTTATTCACGTATCGCCATACTGGATAAGAATGGTGATACTCTGTTAGACTCGGATGCTGATTGTTTTCTGGCCGCTACCATAAACGGGCTGAAGAGATTCAGGGTCCGGCATGGAACTCCTGCTTTTTTTGCCGGAGAATATGGAGGAGAGCTGGCTATAGTTGTCAGCGTTCCGGTGGATTCTTCAGGCGGCAATGGGACAGTTGTCGGCTGGACGAGACCTGAAAGTCTGCACCGTAGCTTAAGCTTTATGACAGTCTCGCCTGCAATAGGTAGCGATTTTCTTCATGTCGGATCAACAGTTATGGCTGTTTCCGATAATTCCGCTATACTCAGCGGGGAACTTCTACTCATGGATGTCCTTCACGAATGGACAGGGTTGACCGTGCTAAAAGGTAGAAATGATGGCCGCAAAGTGGACTATCTCGCTATTTCATCGCCGGTTCAGGGAACATCGCTTAGTATCATAAGTATAGTTGAGGAAGAGAGGCTCTTCGGTGTCCTCAGTTTGCGGATGCAATATCTGCTTTCAATTATTACTTTCCTGCTTATCGTGAGCGGCAACATTTGGTTGATCCGGTCTATTCTGGCTCGCAAAGTTTATGAAACGCGCATGCAGGAAGCCGCCAAGAGATATGAGGAAGTCAGTCTAAAGAACAGGAAGATTGAGCAGGAAGTCAAAAACAGGCAACTTGCCGATGCCTTGAGGCATAGGGCAGAAATAAAATTCAGAGATATTTTTGATAACGCTCCGGTAGGTATCTTTCAGGCGACACCGGAGGGTAAATATCTGACAGTCAACAAAGCGCTTGCCAAGCTTTATGGCTACGGTAGCGGTGAAGAGCTTATTGAGGGTGTTCAAAATCTGAGCAGACAGGTTTATCTGAACCATGCGGATTGGGTGCGTGTCGTACAGATGTTGCGCTTTTCCGGGCAGGTATTTTCATATGAAGTTGAGTGCCTGCGCAGGGATGGAAGCTCTGTGTGGACATCTCGCGACCTCAGGCTGGTGGCATCTGAACCGGGAATCCCCGCTTATGTTGAGGGTTTTGTTATTGATATAACTGGCCGTAAAAGGGCGGAGGAAAGGCAGCAGAAGAGTGAATGGAGATTTCGGTCTTTATTTGAGAACTCTCCTGTGGCCCTTTTGGAATTGGACATGGGGGAACTCAAGAAACATCTTGATTCATATGGTCCTGACATGCTTCCTGTTATCCGTGAAGAATTGCTTTCAAATGCATCCTCTCTTCGACGTTGCTTAAAGCTGGTCAATATTATTGATGCAAATAACCGAACACTAGAATTTTTCGGCAAGGATTCCCGGGAGGAATTACTAAGAACCGGGCTTACTCCTTATGTTACCTTACATTCATGGCGCATCTATAGGACTATTATTCTTGACTTGCTAAAAGGGGCAAAGCGTCATCGCGGTGAGTTTAATTTTGCAAGTATTGATGGGAATAAGCAATCCTTTATACTTAATCTCAATGTTGTTCCTGGTTTTGAGGGGTCATGGGGTAGGATTCTTGTTTCTGTTGAAGATATTTCTGAATTAAAGAAGATTGAGCGGGAGCTTCGGATAAGCAGGGAAGAAGCACAGAAAGCCAATGAGGCCAAGGGACGGTTTCTGGCAAATATGACTCATGAATTCAGGACTCCAATGAATGCGGTAAAAGGAATTGTTCAGCTGCTGCAAAGGTCCGATTTAACCTCCGAGCAGCAGGAAAACCTGCGGTTGATTAATTCTTCAGTCGATAGTCTGCTTGTTATTGTTAACGATATTCTTGATTATTCAAGACTAGATTCAGTGCATATGGAGCTGAATGAGGAGAGCATGGATCTCCCGGCATTTTTGCAGGATATGCGCGATATGTTTGATGTGGGAGCCAGGAATAAGCCCTTGCAGGTTATTCTTGATGCAGAGGGAATACCGGGTTGTGTGCGCGTGGATGGTCTCAGATTGCGACAGGTCTTGGTTAATCTGCTGGGTAATGCGGTCAAGTTTACTGACAAAGGCAGTGTGACACTGCGTTGCCGTGTTGCCGACCATTCTGGCGAAGATAGTAAAACTTACCTTTCATTTGAGGTTTCAGACACCGGTATCGGGTTGCCTGAGGATGCGGTGGATTCATTATTTACATCTTTTGTTCAGGCTGATCCAAGCATCACCAGACGATATGGTGGAACCGGGCTGGGACTGTCAATCTGCGACAAGCTGGTCAAGCATCTTGGCGGTGAATTGTCGGCCGGTAATAATGATCAGGGGGGAGCTCTGTTTTCTTTTACCCTGCCCGTTAAGGTCTGCTCGGATGTCGTCGATCCGATAATCGTTGCGGATGTTCCCCCGGCTAAGGATTTTTCAGCCTTAAAGGTTCTTGTGGCGGATGACAGCAAAATGAATCGTATCCTGCTACGCAAGATTTTCGAGAAGAATGGAATCACAAATTATCTGATGGTTGAAAATGGCAAAGATGCTGTCGACGCTTTCATTGATACAGAAGATTTCGATATAATTTTTATGGATATTCAGATGCCCGTAATGGATGGCTTTGAGGCAACCAAGGCAATCCGTAAAACCCATTCCACGGTCAAGATTGTGGCACTTACCGCTAATGTAGGGGCTGACTTATTGGAGAAATGCATTGAAAGCGGCATGGATTCACGCATTACCAAGCCTTTTAATGTGGATGATCTTTTGGCTGAAATTTCGGATGTCAGCAGGTCTTAA
- a CDS encoding DUF2325 domain-containing protein, producing MCAALIGGMDRLKRDYIVSAKKKGVKLKVFTGKENKVSDKLGNADHVIIFTNQISHAAKKDIVKYTKAKQIPLHMFHSCGVSTLKNCLENL from the coding sequence ATGTGTGCAGCCCTCATAGGTGGAATGGACAGACTTAAAAGAGATTACATTGTTTCAGCAAAGAAAAAAGGTGTAAAACTTAAAGTCTTTACCGGAAAGGAAAATAAAGTTTCAGATAAGCTGGGAAATGCCGACCACGTGATCATCTTCACCAACCAGATTTCCCACGCAGCTAAAAAAGATATCGTTAAATACACCAAAGCCAAGCAGATTCCTCTGCACATGTTTCATTCATGTGGTGTCAGCACACTTAAAAACTGCCTTGAAAATCTGTAG
- a CDS encoding deoxyribonuclease IV, which yields MYIGAHMPITGGVDKAVERIMSVGGTALQIFTRNQRQWNVKPLEAKVIENFKKLREEWGNYPVSVHDSYLINLASPKPDGAAKSVKAFAEELRRTERLGIEYLVTHPGSHLGTGKMEALERYVSNLDKAIALSETEEVKVLIENTAGQGTNLGSRFGELATILEDSGYTSRMGVCFDTCHAFAAGYDLRSAESCAEVFDRFDKLIGLDFIRFFHLNDSKQELGSNKDRHDHIGQGYIGLEGFRSIVTDPRFSTIPKVIETPKDDDSEFKLDKMNIELLRSLRD from the coding sequence ATGTATATCGGTGCCCATATGCCTATTACCGGCGGAGTGGACAAGGCGGTTGAGCGGATAATGTCTGTCGGGGGGACAGCGTTGCAGATTTTTACCCGTAACCAGCGTCAATGGAATGTTAAACCGCTTGAAGCGAAGGTTATTGAGAATTTTAAGAAATTAAGGGAAGAGTGGGGCAACTATCCTGTCAGCGTTCATGATTCCTATCTGATCAATCTTGCCTCCCCGAAACCGGATGGAGCTGCTAAATCCGTGAAGGCTTTTGCCGAGGAATTGCGACGTACTGAGCGGCTGGGAATTGAATATCTGGTCACTCATCCCGGTTCTCATCTGGGGACAGGCAAAATGGAAGCCCTTGAAAGGTATGTGTCCAACCTCGATAAGGCTATTGCTCTTTCGGAAACAGAAGAGGTCAAAGTACTGATTGAGAATACTGCCGGTCAGGGAACCAACCTTGGCAGTCGATTCGGCGAGTTGGCTACTATTTTGGAAGATTCCGGCTATACTTCACGCATGGGGGTCTGCTTTGATACCTGTCACGCTTTTGCTGCCGGGTATGACCTGCGCAGCGCTGAGTCCTGCGCTGAGGTTTTTGATCGATTTGATAAGTTGATCGGCCTCGATTTCATACGCTTTTTTCATCTCAATGACAGCAAACAGGAGCTTGGGTCCAATAAAGACCGTCATGACCATATCGGTCAGGGTTACATAGGACTCGAAGGATTTCGCAGTATCGTAACCGATCCGCGTTTTTCGACCATTCCCAAAGTAATTGAGACTCCTAAAGATGATGATTCGGAGTTTAAACTTGATAAAATGAATATTGAATTGCTCCGTTCCCTGCGTGATTAG
- a CDS encoding GAK system CofD-like protein, with amino-acid sequence MEKTHPSIVFFSGGSALNGLASELAKVNPLCAYIITTFDSGGSSAALREVLNMPAVGDVRNRMLALADIDSHEKANIVAMLNTRLPLYADRTALYGQLAHLANGSHSLMDGFSEIVRKIISERFALFIELVGDSFNPVNASLGNIVLAAGFIANQRILAPSIAQLSRLIGVRGIVRASTVDNGHLAVRLMNGEILAGQHHFTGKESDPVSSPIEGMWICSGIDDPWPRSVHASSLAINLVNSADLIVYPMGSFYSSTLAALSPQGLGKAVAAKKCPKIFIPNMGFDPELLGHDINLQVERILDVLRMDSAAYINFDRTLNYILIDSENGTYQENQDFSALEKLPVKVIDRRLVSDESGGLIDPRLLAPVLMELAETGGLQN; translated from the coding sequence GTGGAGAAAACGCATCCGTCGATTGTTTTTTTCAGCGGAGGATCTGCTTTGAACGGGCTGGCCTCCGAGCTGGCGAAAGTTAATCCGCTGTGTGCGTATATAATAACCACTTTCGACTCCGGGGGCAGTTCAGCTGCGCTGCGTGAAGTACTTAACATGCCTGCGGTGGGAGATGTGCGTAACCGCATGCTTGCGCTTGCTGATATTGACAGCCACGAGAAGGCTAATATTGTGGCCATGCTTAACACCCGTTTACCTCTATATGCGGACCGCACAGCTCTTTACGGGCAGCTTGCTCATCTCGCTAATGGCTCTCACTCGCTGATGGATGGTTTTTCTGAAATTGTGCGCAAAATTATATCGGAACGTTTTGCGTTATTCATTGAGCTTGTCGGTGACAGCTTTAATCCGGTTAATGCCAGTCTTGGCAACATAGTGCTTGCGGCTGGATTCATAGCCAACCAGCGGATATTGGCTCCGTCCATAGCACAGCTTTCACGACTGATTGGTGTAAGGGGAATCGTTAGGGCTTCAACAGTGGATAACGGTCATTTGGCGGTGCGTTTGATGAACGGTGAGATTCTGGCCGGCCAGCATCATTTTACGGGTAAGGAAAGCGATCCGGTAAGTTCGCCGATTGAAGGAATGTGGATATGTTCGGGGATTGATGATCCCTGGCCGCGTTCTGTACATGCCTCTTCTCTTGCCATTAACCTTGTTAACAGTGCGGATTTGATAGTTTATCCCATGGGCAGCTTTTATTCCAGCACATTGGCAGCTCTGTCCCCGCAAGGTTTGGGGAAGGCAGTTGCAGCAAAAAAATGCCCGAAGATATTTATCCCCAATATGGGATTTGACCCCGAGCTTCTAGGACATGACATTAACCTTCAGGTTGAGCGCATTCTTGATGTTTTACGCATGGACAGTGCTGCATATATAAATTTTGACAGGACCTTGAACTACATCCTTATTGATTCGGAAAATGGGACATATCAGGAAAATCAGGATTTTTCTGCTTTGGAAAAATTACCCGTGAAAGTAATTGACCGCAGACTTGTTTCCGATGAGTCTGGAGGACTGATTGACCCGCGTTTGCTTGCTCCGGTGCTTATGGAGCTTGCCGAAACCGGAGGATTGCAGAATTAA
- a CDS encoding YqiA/YcfP family alpha/beta fold hydrolase, with protein sequence MKNIFINIHGFGSSGANSKAAALIKNYPDHELISPDLPADPLECLEIIDAIVVGNIERPIVMQGSSMGGLYSMIMHIRHGVPALLINPALTPATLVRNRLGETYEFANGDSIVIAQEHVDRFAIAEKELEEGITENKIKQGHLLALIGEQDELLDQNIMKSILKRAGAEIISYDNDHQFQGYDEVSLTDERVKEFLLSGRG encoded by the coding sequence ATGAAAAATATTTTTATAAATATCCACGGATTTGGTTCTTCCGGTGCAAATTCCAAAGCCGCCGCGCTCATCAAAAACTATCCTGACCATGAACTCATTAGCCCCGACCTTCCCGCAGATCCTCTGGAATGCCTTGAAATTATAGATGCGATTGTAGTCGGAAATATTGAACGCCCCATAGTAATGCAGGGATCATCCATGGGCGGACTTTATTCCATGATCATGCATATACGCCACGGCGTGCCGGCACTGCTGATCAATCCGGCGCTAACTCCGGCCACTTTGGTCCGCAACAGACTCGGCGAAACGTATGAATTCGCTAACGGAGACAGCATTGTTATTGCGCAGGAACATGTGGACCGCTTTGCAATAGCGGAAAAAGAACTGGAAGAAGGGATAACAGAAAACAAAATAAAGCAGGGGCACCTGCTGGCCTTGATCGGGGAGCAGGACGAACTGCTGGACCAGAACATCATGAAATCTATACTCAAGCGCGCTGGAGCCGAAATCATATCATATGACAACGACCATCAATTTCAGGGCTATGATGAAGTTTCCCTTACGGATGAAAGGGTAAAAGAATTTCTGCTTAGTGGACGCGGTTAA
- a CDS encoding GNAT family N-acetyltransferase: MTDIIDGLEITWVPSITGVDRDEWNLLAKELEFPFLEWEWLRLIEQSGSATPESGWLTAHLLVRHGGKLIAAAPLYVRDQSEGEFIFDRVWMEVAQKGGITYFPKIVGMSPFTPASGYRFLISPDVPAKKICSLICKTLDRFCSINGLGSCAFNFVDPGWVTEMESLGYAAWKHQGYVWENHDYRDFDHWLGTLNSNRRKTVRRERKALRRENIRVETMTGYEIPDNHFELMFQCYESTNDKFGVWSCKYLTPEFFEGLKRDMRENLMFTVAYRGDDPEPLALSMFVFSGDKLWGRYWGCFEEVRFLHFELCYYVPIEWAVANGINLYDPGMGGEHKARRGFLSTPSYSLHKFTEPSMDLTFKTYIQEVNNLENGYIIEMNELMPVGNSEDAAD; the protein is encoded by the coding sequence ATGACTGATATTATAGACGGTCTTGAAATAACATGGGTTCCTTCAATTACCGGGGTAGACCGGGATGAGTGGAATCTCCTTGCCAAGGAATTGGAATTCCCCTTTTTGGAATGGGAATGGTTGCGGCTGATAGAGCAGAGCGGCAGTGCCACTCCGGAGAGCGGTTGGCTTACAGCCCATCTTTTGGTGCGTCATGGGGGTAAACTTATCGCAGCAGCCCCGCTTTATGTGCGGGATCAGAGCGAAGGTGAGTTTATTTTTGATCGTGTCTGGATGGAAGTGGCACAAAAGGGCGGCATTACCTACTTTCCCAAAATAGTGGGCATGAGTCCTTTTACCCCTGCCTCCGGATATCGTTTCCTTATTTCACCTGATGTGCCGGCTAAAAAGATTTGCAGCCTGATATGTAAAACCCTTGATCGTTTTTGCTCCATAAACGGGCTTGGAAGCTGTGCTTTCAACTTTGTTGATCCGGGCTGGGTTACAGAAATGGAGTCTCTTGGATATGCAGCCTGGAAGCATCAGGGCTACGTATGGGAAAACCATGACTACCGGGATTTTGACCATTGGCTTGGGACTCTCAACAGTAACAGGCGCAAGACGGTTCGCCGTGAGCGAAAGGCTCTGCGACGCGAAAATATCCGGGTGGAAACCATGACCGGGTATGAGATACCGGACAACCATTTTGAACTTATGTTTCAGTGTTACGAGTCAACGAATGACAAATTCGGGGTTTGGAGTTGCAAATATCTTACTCCGGAATTTTTCGAAGGCTTAAAGCGGGATATGCGCGAGAACTTGATGTTCACCGTTGCTTACCGCGGTGATGATCCAGAACCTTTGGCCCTTTCAATGTTCGTTTTTTCCGGTGATAAGCTTTGGGGAAGGTATTGGGGCTGTTTTGAAGAAGTGCGTTTCCTGCATTTTGAACTCTGTTATTACGTTCCCATTGAATGGGCCGTGGCTAACGGAATTAATTTGTATGACCCGGGCATGGGTGGCGAGCATAAGGCCAGACGGGGATTTCTTTCCACCCCGTCCTACAGTCTGCATAAATTTACCGAGCCGTCCATGGATCTGACCTTCAAGACCTACATTCAGGAAGTGAATAATCTTGAGAATGGATACATCATTGAAATGAATGAACTTATGCCTGTCGGTAATTCCGAAGACGCGGCGGATTAA